Part of the Tolypothrix sp. PCC 7910 genome, CAGTCCCCAGTCCCCAATCCCCAGTCCCCCATGCAGACAGATCCAAAACCAGGAACACTTTACGTTGTCGGTACACCGATTGGCAATCTGGAAGATATCACCTTTCGGGCGGTGCGAATTTTACAAAATGTGGATTTAATTGCTGCGGAGGATACACGCCACACGGGGAAACTTTTACAACATTTCCAAGTTCAGACTCCCCAAATTAGCTATCACGAACACAATCGTAATAGCCGGATTCCAGAATTATTAGAGCATTTAGCTAATGGTAAAGCAATTGCTTTAGTGAGTGATGCGGGTATGCCAGGAATTTCCGATCCGGGATATGAACTGGTGACAGCTTGTATAGAAGCGGGGATAACAGTCGTACCAATTCCGGGGGCGAGTGCGGCAATTACAGCTTTAAGTGCATCTGGATTACCTACTGATCGGTTTGTGTTTGAAGGCTTTCTCGCCGCTAAAACTCAACAACGCCGAGAATATTTAGAATCGCTACAAACAGAATCTCGCACCATAATTTTCTACGAATCGCCCCATCGTTTACGCGATACTTTACAAGACTTAGGAGAAATATTAGGAAGCGATCGCCAAATTGTCCTGGCTAGGGAATTAACAAAATTTTATGAGGAATTTTGGCGGGGAACTATTGCCGAAGCGATCGCCCACTACACCCAACGGGAACCCCAAGGCGAATATACTCTTGTAGTGGCGGGAATTCCACCCAGCCAACCCCAGTTAACAGAAGCAGAACTCAAAGCTGAACTTGCACAATTAATCCGTCAGGGAATATCGCGATCGCAAGCTAGCCGTCAATTAGCAAAATTCACTTCCTTATCCCGTCGTCAACTCTATCAGTTAGCCCTTTCTATTGATGTGAGTCCTGAGTAGTCAACCGTCAACAACCATAGAAATTACACCATAGATTTAGCTTTAGCACCCATAACTTGTTTTGCGATCGCACTGATTGTTTCAGTCCAAGGATGATTGGGATACTGTAAGCTGAAAATGCCACTACTGCCTAAATTAAACATCTCTTCACTCACAGGTAAAATTCCAGCTACAGGGGTGGCGTAAGTATTTTGTACTTTTTGCCGTAACTCATTAAAATTTAAAGATGGTAGTGCTTTATTAATTACTAGCAGCATTTTCGGTACTTCTAATTTCTTTGCAACATCAACTGCTACGGCTGTTCCTTGGTAATCTTGTTTATCGGGGCGGAGAATCAACACCAAAACATCAGACATAATAATCGACAGCAAAGTTTCTTCGTTAATACCAGGGTGAGTATCAATTAATAGATAATCTAGTTTTAAACGCTTAACTAAATGATGTAAACCATCATTTAGCAAACGTGCGTCATAACCTTCGCGTAAAATCCGAGAAATATCGCTCATCTTAATACTAGAAGGCATAAGATAAATACTTCCCTGACGACCAAATAAGGATGGTTTTTGTTTGAGAATAGAACTCACATCATAAACTGCATCTTCAATCGCGCAACGTCCCCATAAATAATCATTCAGGGTATAGCGAATTCGTTCTTCTTCTAACCCAAACAAAACATGAATTCCAGGAGATTGAATATCTGTATCAACGACTCCCACCCGCTTTCCAGAACGAGCAATTAAAGTAGCCAGATTACTTGTAACGTTTGATTTACCAGTTCCGCCACGGAATGAATGCACAGAAATTATTTCAGACACGATAAATCCTCAATGGTAATAGGTAATGGGTAATTGGTAATGGGTAATTGGTAATAGGTAATTGGTAATAGGTAATTGGTAATTGGTAATTGGTCTTTGTTTTCCTCATCCCCTCACTAACTTGCTGCATTGCGTTTATTTCTCATCATTCTTGCTTCTTCTTGTAATTGTTGGAATGATTCTGATTCAGCAATTTCTGCAACTTGACGCGCACGTCTTGTTTCATCAATTTCAATTCTGAGTTTTTGTAATTGCTGCGTCATTTGTTGTTCACGAGCATAAATTTCATGCATCATGCGTTGAAAAACTCTCCCCATCTGTCCTAATTCATCATTGCGTTTAACAATGGGTGTGAGCTTTTGGCGGTCAAATTCTTCTGCTTCTTCTGAACTAATTTGAGCCATAGACATTTTTTGAGCTAGTTGTGCCATCGGTTTGAGGGGTTGTAGCACATTGCGTTTCAGTAAATAATTAATTAATAAAATTACTACAGCGAAGATACCAATAAATAAGCTAATGAATAATATAAAAGCACGGTTAGCATCATCAAATACCTTTTTAGCAGGAAGGTAAATGATTTGAGTACCTAGCACTTTATTGAGTTCCCATCCATAGCCATTTTCGGAACCGTAACTTAAAACATGACTTTTTGGCGCAGCTTCTGGTGTACTATGGCAGCGTAAACAAGTAGGGTTTTTAACAACAAAAGGACGAGCGCTATAGAACAGTTTTTCTTCAAAAGAATCGCGAAATCCCGAAATGTTTTTCAGTTCTGGTTCATTGCGAAATCGCTCAATAACCTGCATCTCAAATGTATCTGCTTTATCCCTCATATTTGTGGGATTGAGATTGGCATCTTTATAAAAGTAATCTTTATATTCCGGATTTTTCCGCAGAGTTTCAAACACTTCTCTAACTGCATAACTGGGAATTGTTTCCGGAACAAAGGTCGATTGAGTTTCCACCATCGGTAATAGCAGAGGGCTGATTTTTGTGTTAGTGAAGTTTCTGATAGAGTCCATCGTCTCCGCCAGAATTTGGCTACGGTAACCAATTTCGGCTTCCGCCTTCTGTTCTAGTGCATGAGATAAAGTAAAACCACTGACTGCGATCGCGCAGAGGAAAACCAGCGATAGAAGAAAGGTAAATTTGGTTGCTAATTTAAATCTGTTTAACATAGCTGTTTCCTCTTTGTTTATAAAATGGTTACCACTTCATGCACATTTAATTAATTGGATAGCTTGAGTTTTTATTATTTTTTTAATTATCCAAATACTAACCTTTGCTAATAGTATTTAGTCCCATAAATTAATAACGCGGGTTTAGCGGTGGTTAGATACCCGACTTCTTCAAGAAGTCGGGTATCTGGATAACAGGCAACAAATCACAATTCATAATTACGAATTACGAATTGATGAACTATGTCTATTCATACTGTGAGAAAGCTGGAAATTCCAGGTTTCAAGGCAAATTCAGTACTTTTGTAGGAACTACTCCCCTCAGCCTATAACTAAAGTCTTAGTCATTGCTCAACTTCATAAGCGAAAGTCAGACAACATCTATTTAATTAGCTTAGGCAAAATGTTAGACGTTTTTCAGATGTGGATAGCGGGGTTGAATTCTTACTATAGGGACATCAAGCAAGGAAAGCGATAAGCAAAGAACAAACACATCGCTCTCTGCGCTAGATACAAAACAAACCCAAATATTAAGGAGAAAAAATCATGTCTGACAACAAACCAATGGAACTATCTGCTGAAGAACTAGATAACGTTGCTGGTGGTGCAGTTAGCGAAGTTGCTGCTGTTAGCGATATCAACTTAGATACTCAAGCAAGTCTGTTGAACATCGGTGCTGGTGGCGGTATTCAATCTGCTCAAACTCAAACTACAACTGAGTCTAAACAAGCTCTCAACGAACTCAAACTCACTGGAGAATTCCCTGGTGTTCCTAGTGGCTTCTTTGGCTCCAAATAATTGAGCTTGTACAAAACTCAATCAATCACTTCACTTCATAAACCACACCTTAAGGAGAAAACATCATGTCTGACAACAAACCAATGGAACTATCTGCTGAAGAATTAGATAACGTTGCTGGTGGTGCAGTTAGCTTCACCAATGCTGTTGCTGAAAACAAATTAGATACTCAAGCAAGTCTAGTGAACATCGGTGCTAATGGCGGTATTCAATCTGCTCAAACTCAAACCACAACTGAGTCTAAGCAAGCTCTCAACGAACTCAAACTCACTGGAGAATTCCCTGGTGTTCCTGGTGGTTTCTTTAGCGCCTCATAATTACACGGTGCATCTATCAAATCATCTCGCTAATTGATACAAAATAAACCCAAATATTAAGGAGAAAAAATCATGTCTGACAACAAACCAATGGAACTATCTGCTGAAGAATTAGATAACGTTGCTGGTGGTGCAGTTGGCTTAACCAATGCTTTTGTTGAAAACAAATTAGATACTCAAGCAAGTCTAGTGAACATCGGTGCTAATGGCGGTATTCAATCTGCTCAAACTCAAACCACAACTGAGTCTAAGCAAGCTCTCAACGAACTCAAACTCACTGGAGAATTCCCTGGTGTTCCTGGTGGTTTCTTTAGCGCCTCATAATTACACGGTGCATCTATCAAATCATCTCGCTAATTGATACAAAACAAACCCAAATATTAAGGAGAAAAAATCATGTCTGACAACAAACCAATGGAACTATCTGTTGAAGAACTAGATAACGTTGCTGGTGGTGCAGTTAGCGCAGTTGCTGCTGTTAGCGATATCAACTTAGATACTCAAGCAAGTCTGTTGAACATCGGTGCTGGTGGCGGTATTCAATCTGCTCAAACTCAAACTACAACTGAGTCTAAACAAGCTCTCAACGAACTCAAACTCACTGGAGAATTCCCTGGTGTTCCTAGTGGCTTCTTTGGCTCCAAATAATTGAGCTTGTACAAAACTCAATCAATTACTTCACTTCATAAATCACACATTAAGGAGAAAACATCATGTCTGACAACAAACCAATGGAATTATCTGCTGAAGAATTAGATATCGTTGCTGGTGGCGCAGTTGCCGCAACTGATGCTAGCAATTCCCAGATCCTTGATGAGCAAGCTAGCGTAGTAATTATCGGTGCTAATGGCGGTATTGCATCCTTCAATACTCAGAAAACTGCTGCCTCTCAACAAAAATTGCAAGAAATCAAATTCACAGGTGATGAGATTTCTGGAATTCCTGGTGGTTTCTTTTCAGTCTAATAATTAAGCTGGCACGAAACAAAATGAGTGAAGAGTTCACACTCACACCCCAATGAAAACTATAAGGAGAACGACAATGACAATAGAGAACTCACAGCGCCATGAAGCGCTGGAACTATCTAACCAAGAACTCGATGATATTGCCGGCGGCGCAACTACTACTGATGTGTTCGGGAGAAATCTCAATGCCGAAGATAATCAGCTTGGTTATGTAGAAATTTATCCAACAGGTGGTATTAAAAGCGTTACCTTTCAACAGAGCTTTTTCTCTGAGCAAGATCTTAAAGAGTTTAAGGAAGCTGGTATTTCTTAGATTGAATTTCTCAGTTTGAAGGATTGCAGCAGGAGGGTTGATTAACCAAGTTGCTGGCAGGCTCATGGTAATTTCCCTCCGCCTCATTCAACTTTAACACGTCACATCAAGGAGCTTATATGTCAGGTGACGAAAATACTCCGAATGATGCAGCCATCGAACTAACGGATGAGGAGTTAGATGAAGTAGCAGGTGGTTTCAGTATGAAGTTGACATTTGGCAGCTTTTACAAATCGACTATTGGATCTGTCCATGACACATCAGGAAAGTCAAGAGGTTCAACCCACTCGGCGTTTCAGTCAGAAACAACAGAATCGGCTCTACTCCAACTCACCATCATTGATGCAACAACTAAGGATCTCGAAATTATTGGCGAGTTATTTGGAGATGCATCTGCACTCGATGGTTCTGCATAAACGGAGTTTTTGAAATCAATGAATCGCAGTTGAGCAAGTTTTGTTCAACTGCTTTCTGAAATTGTTCTGCTGTCAACTGAAGGATGAAGTATGAAATTACTCCCATAAATAGAAGATGGGTCATGAGCGAGAACAAACTTAATTGTTTCAACTAAAGCTACTTCATTCTTTTTTCTATTAATCAATGTTGAATTGCAAATTAGTCATAAAGGAGAAACAATCATGGAAAACGAAAAGGAAATGGAAGCACTTGAGTTAACAGTTGCCGAACTAGCAACAATTGCAGGTGGTATAGCTGTTGGTGAACCTTATCCCGGCCAGTATCAGCCTAGCGATATTTATAGCGAAGTGAATGAAGCGATCGCAAAACAGTTAGAGAATATCAAAATTCCTAATTGGAAAGATAAGTACGAATATTCTCACACTTACAACAGCGAATCATCTGGCGCATGAGAAGTGTTGAGTTTTGAGTTTTGAGTTCTGAGTATTAATGAGGATTCCTACTCATTACTCGTTACTCACCACTCAGCATTGGTTAAGTGATGGGGAGATTGATCGGTCGTTATTTCTGCACTCCCCATTTCTCTCCCGTTAGCAGAACAGAAGGAATTTAAATTATGACAGAAGTTCTACTGAAGGAACTCACAAATAGTGATATTGACTGGATATTAGCAACGGGTCACAGAGAAGAAATTACTGCCGGCACGATTCTCATCCGCCAAGGAGCACCGGTTGATGCACTCTATATTTTACTCGATGGTGCATTGTCTGTTTCTGTTGCTCAAGCTGACGATAACCCCATTGGTCGAGCATTTGCAGCCTTAGAAGGCGGTGAATTATCAGGACGGGAGATTACAAGACTGACAAATGGGGAAGTGGTGGGAGAAATGCCTTTCTTAACATCCTACCAGTCTGCAACGACAATTAAAGCTGCGAAAAAGTCTCTAGTGCTGATGGTTCCGCAGCAGGAATTGGTGAAAAAATTACAAGAAGATATTACCTTTGCGGCTCATTTTTATCGTGCGATCGCAGTTTTACTGGCTCACCGTTTAGAGCAAATTGTCAGCCAAATTGGACAAAGCACGATTGTACTTTTCCAACCGCAAATTCGCGAGATTTTATTTACATTTGCGGAATTAAGCGATAGCGATATTGGCTGGATGATTGCAGCCGGCGAAGCTAAGAGAATTATGGCGGGAGAAGTTTTATTCCAAGCTGGACGACCTGTTGATGCATTTTATATTTTATTAGATGGCAAAATGGTGGCTTCCACTGCCGAAGATGCTAGCAACCCCCTCACTCGAGCCTTTTCTAATTTAGAAAACACAGAAACCATCGAAACAGAATTTGCCAGATTATCGCGCGGTGACATGGTAGGCGAAACTCCCTTTGTCGAAGCCAGTCCACCACCGATGACAATTCGCGCCATTGAAGATGCGATCGTCCTTTCCATTCCCCGTTGGCGATTAGCGGCAAAACTGCTACACGATGTTGGCTTTGCTGCTCGATTCTATCGAGTGTTAGCGATATTGCTAGCAGACAAACAGCAAGGAATTATCAATCGCCTGGGTTACGGCAGAATTACATATAGCTCTGGTAAATCTTTAGACAGTAATCTCACGTATGAAGATGAACTAAGTTCCGGCTTTTTAGCCCAAGTAACCCTAGCAGGAACGCGATTTGATTGGATGTTGAAGCAGTTGAAGGCGAATTGAGGGATTGGGGATTGGGGAGATGAGGGAGAAATTCCAATTACCCATTACCCATTACCCTTTCCCCCATGCCCAATGCCCCATGCCCCATGCCCTATTTATATTTGGAGTCACTATGGTTACGGCTCAAAAAAACAATATATTTCGTAAAGAAGCACTGGATCGTTTATCTTCCCCGGAACGGCTGGATCAATTGATGCAGGTGGTGCAGCCGAAGAAATGGATTCCTTTGGCGGCGTTGGGTTCCTTGGTGGCGGTGGGAGTGGCTTGGAGTGTTTACGGTCGCATTCCCATTACTGTAAATGGACAAGGGGTGGTAGTTTTCCCTAGTAAGGTTGTGCCTTTTCAGTCTCCGAGTTCTGGGCAGATTTTGAATTTATTGGTGCGTCCAGGCGATCGCGTTAAGAAAGGACAGGTGATTGCAACTATCGACCAAACAGAATTGCAAGAAAAGCTGGATTTGGCACGGGCGAAGCTGTTGCAACTGCAAGAACAAGACCGCAGTGCCAATTCATTGCAAGCGCAACGCACAGTTCTGGATCAGGGTGCAACGCAACAACAGCGTCAAGCACTGTTACAAAGTTTAGACACTACTAAATCCGTCACGCCAATTCTGCGGGAGAAGGGTTTAGAGTCGATTCGCCAAGAACGGCGGACTTTAGAGCAACAGTTGGCAACTACACAAAAGCTAGTCCCGACTTTTCAAGAACGCTTTCAATTACGGCAACAATTACGCCGTGAAGGTGCTGTGTCTAGTGATACCGTACTGCAAGCAGAACAGGAATTTCTCAATAGTAAAAGTCGCATTGATGAAATTCAATCACAACTCAAACAACTTGATGTCAAAGAAGCCGATGCCCAAAGGCAATATTTAGCCAACTTAAACGCTACCAAAGAACTACAAGCCCAGTTAGCAACATTAGATACTAAATTAGCTTCCCAAGCCGAACAAGATTTAGCGATCGCCACCAATCGT contains:
- the rsmI gene encoding 16S rRNA (cytidine(1402)-2'-O)-methyltransferase, whose protein sequence is MQTDPKPGTLYVVGTPIGNLEDITFRAVRILQNVDLIAAEDTRHTGKLLQHFQVQTPQISYHEHNRNSRIPELLEHLANGKAIALVSDAGMPGISDPGYELVTACIEAGITVVPIPGASAAITALSASGLPTDRFVFEGFLAAKTQQRREYLESLQTESRTIIFYESPHRLRDTLQDLGEILGSDRQIVLARELTKFYEEFWRGTIAEAIAHYTQREPQGEYTLVVAGIPPSQPQLTEAELKAELAQLIRQGISRSQASRQLAKFTSLSRRQLYQLALSIDVSPE
- a CDS encoding MinD/ParA family protein, encoding MSEIISVHSFRGGTGKSNVTSNLATLIARSGKRVGVVDTDIQSPGIHVLFGLEEERIRYTLNDYLWGRCAIEDAVYDVSSILKQKPSLFGRQGSIYLMPSSIKMSDISRILREGYDARLLNDGLHHLVKRLKLDYLLIDTHPGINEETLLSIIMSDVLVLILRPDKQDYQGTAVAVDVAKKLEVPKMLLVINKALPSLNFNELRQKVQNTYATPVAGILPVSEEMFNLGSSGIFSLQYPNHPWTETISAIAKQVMGAKAKSMV
- a CDS encoding DUF3365 domain-containing protein, whose translation is MLNRFKLATKFTFLLSLVFLCAIAVSGFTLSHALEQKAEAEIGYRSQILAETMDSIRNFTNTKISPLLLPMVETQSTFVPETIPSYAVREVFETLRKNPEYKDYFYKDANLNPTNMRDKADTFEMQVIERFRNEPELKNISGFRDSFEEKLFYSARPFVVKNPTCLRCHSTPEAAPKSHVLSYGSENGYGWELNKVLGTQIIYLPAKKVFDDANRAFILFISLFIGIFAVVILLINYLLKRNVLQPLKPMAQLAQKMSMAQISSEEAEEFDRQKLTPIVKRNDELGQMGRVFQRMMHEIYAREQQMTQQLQKLRIEIDETRRARQVAEIAESESFQQLQEEARMMRNKRNAAS
- a CDS encoding CTB family bacteriocin, which encodes MSDNKPMELSAEELDNVAGGAVSEVAAVSDINLDTQASLLNIGAGGGIQSAQTQTTTESKQALNELKLTGEFPGVPSGFFGSK
- a CDS encoding CTB family bacteriocin, which gives rise to MSDNKPMELSAEELDNVAGGAVSFTNAVAENKLDTQASLVNIGANGGIQSAQTQTTTESKQALNELKLTGEFPGVPGGFFSAS
- a CDS encoding CTB family bacteriocin, which produces MSDNKPMELSAEELDNVAGGAVGLTNAFVENKLDTQASLVNIGANGGIQSAQTQTTTESKQALNELKLTGEFPGVPGGFFSAS
- a CDS encoding CTB family bacteriocin, giving the protein MSDNKPMELSVEELDNVAGGAVSAVAAVSDINLDTQASLLNIGAGGGIQSAQTQTTTESKQALNELKLTGEFPGVPSGFFGSK
- a CDS encoding CTB family bacteriocin, which codes for MSDNKPMELSAEELDIVAGGAVAATDASNSQILDEQASVVIIGANGGIASFNTQKTAASQQKLQEIKFTGDEISGIPGGFFSV
- a CDS encoding cyclic nucleotide-binding domain-containing protein, whose translation is MTEVLLKELTNSDIDWILATGHREEITAGTILIRQGAPVDALYILLDGALSVSVAQADDNPIGRAFAALEGGELSGREITRLTNGEVVGEMPFLTSYQSATTIKAAKKSLVLMVPQQELVKKLQEDITFAAHFYRAIAVLLAHRLEQIVSQIGQSTIVLFQPQIREILFTFAELSDSDIGWMIAAGEAKRIMAGEVLFQAGRPVDAFYILLDGKMVASTAEDASNPLTRAFSNLENTETIETEFARLSRGDMVGETPFVEASPPPMTIRAIEDAIVLSIPRWRLAAKLLHDVGFAARFYRVLAILLADKQQGIINRLGYGRITYSSGKSLDSNLTYEDELSSGFLAQVTLAGTRFDWMLKQLKAN
- a CDS encoding NHLP bacteriocin system secretion protein encodes the protein MVTAQKNNIFRKEALDRLSSPERLDQLMQVVQPKKWIPLAALGSLVAVGVAWSVYGRIPITVNGQGVVVFPSKVVPFQSPSSGQILNLLVRPGDRVKKGQVIATIDQTELQEKLDLARAKLLQLQEQDRSANSLQAQRTVLDQGATQQQRQALLQSLDTTKSVTPILREKGLESIRQERRTLEQQLATTQKLVPTFQERFQLRQQLRREGAVSSDTVLQAEQEFLNSKSRIDEIQSQLKQLDVKEADAQRQYLANLNATKELQAQLATLDTKLASQAEQDLAIATNRKKEIQETERAIAQLKSQLKDRNKVISSFNGQILELTVVPGQNLEEGARIGTIQAQDSTDKLVGVAFFPVSEGKKIQKGMELQITPSTVKRERFGGIVAKVTSVSSFPVTKESASSVVGGAEILQGLTSQGPQIQVFAELDTDPSTKSGFRWSSSKGPEAKVTSGTTSSVRVKVDEQSPISFVFPILRSWSGMY